ACCAACTCTCCCGCCTGGCTTTTCTGACAGTCTTGATTACTTAGAACCCGGAATCTGGCGTGAAGACGCCTAGATATGCACGGTATTTGAGAGCTGCTGAAGATGCAGCACTCCTCTGGGTTGGCTGACGAACTGCGGATTCCCGACACTGGAGCAGCTCGATGCTCACCGTCGAGACGGGCCTGGTCAGCTTTCACAGACGCCACTACTTCGCAGCCGATGTCTCGCTTCGCAAAAATAGACATGCCCTCCCGTTTCGGAACTGCGCGGGAGGGCATCACTGTTTAGCGCCAATGGGGAATGTCTTACGCTAAGACTTGTCGTAAACCGCAGTGCTTTTGGATTTCTTGCCCTTGGCATCGGTTCGCGTAGTGGTTACTGTGCGGGACTTGCCGTCGGCTGCGACGGCGATGCGTCCGCTAGTCATAACCTTTCCGTCCTTCTTGACGGTCATCGCCATCGTGTGGTCGTTGACCTTCTCATACGAACGCGTGTCCTGACTTGGATCGCCGGTAACTGGATAATCCTTGCCGTCGAACTTGCCGGTCCATTCGTTGTGTATGGACTTACCGTCGGCGTCGGTTCCGTCAACCGTGACCTTCACGTTGTCGCCATCAGCGGCATAAACAACCGTGTTGTTTTTTGGACTTCCGGCGGCGATCTTTGACTTTGCCTCGTTCAACTTCCAGGTCCCCATCTGCGGATCGTCGGCAGCGAAGCACCTAGTGCCCACGAAGCAGAGCGCAAGCGTCACTAGCATTGTCCTTGCTTTCATTGGTTCCCTCCTGATTGTTAAGCAGATTTTCGTGTCTGATGTTGTGCGGCATTCTAGTGCTGGTCGGTGCAATCGGCAAACCGGGCTCCGCCTCATCCTCTTCCACAGCGAAGCTGATCACGTGTCATGATTGCAACTCCGATTGCGGATCTGCTTTCTTGAAGTGATTGCGAAGAGACAGATCGAATGGCTTTGACTATGTGGTCGATCAACGACCGCGCGCGAGCGATCGCTACATGATTGTCCACAACATCGGCGAAGCCCCAAAAATGGAAGATGTCCTGTTCAACTGGAAGATCACCGGCCACTACCGCTACTACGGGCCATGATGGCGCAGCAGCGGCAGTGACGGCCTCGCCGTGGGCTGCGGGCAGGCACCGCGAATGCAGTCCAGGTCGCGTTGCTTCATCGACTGCCCTCGCTTTGCAACGGACAATGTCAGGTAGAGTCAGCCGCGATGTTCGGCTGGCAAAAAAGACCCGGCTGCCGCCCGAGGAGTGCAAAAATTGCTCACCCTTTGCACCCCCGTTTCACATTAGCTCCAACCTATTCAAGAACTTAGGACTGGCTACTCATCTGCACCGTATTAGGGCACCCCCCAGGACTCAAACTCACACAGTGCCAGACGTAAGAGGACCAATGTCGCAGCTTAGTACACAGGTTAGGCCAATCGGCTTGGGCGCTGCACCAGAACGACGCAGACAGCCTCGGGTGCAACTTTCGCTGCTTGCTCGCGTCTCCCGCTCGACTTCTGAAAGTGACTCCCGGTTGGCGTACATGCGAGATGCCAACATTCGCGGCGCATTTTTTTATTGCGATCTGCAAGTCGCTGTTGGGGAGACGCTACACGTGCGTTTGGCGCCCACTCATGCGGCGGCACTCGATGTGAACTGCGAGGCGACCGTGGTGCGAGTCGAGAAAGCAGATATCACCGATTTGGTGGGGGTGGCCGTCGAATTTCACCGCTTCGAAGTTGAGAATCCTGCGCGTGTGTCCGAGGATGCAACGAACTCGTTGATCAACTGGACGGCGGAGAAGTTTGATCGGCTGTTTGCGCGCAGGCTGGAGCTGGAAAAGTGCGCGTTCCGCATTCAGGGCGCTGCCTAGCGCCTTAGAAAGTGCTCGAGTGCGAGTACCCGATCAGAACTGAATCACTCCGCGCTGTCTTAGAAGCGGCGATTCAGTCCTCCGGTCTGCTCCCCTGATTCCCAAAATGGTCAGCGAGGGCCTTTCCATCGAAGCTTGCGGAAATTGCTTTCGGATCTTCCGCCAGCATGGTGGCATTCCACGCATCGTACTGAGCGACCAATCTCTGATAGAGATCTGGTTGGCGATCCTTCAGGTTCGCGCGTTCGAGCGGATCGTCGACAACATTGAAGAGAAAAGTGTTACCGGCGATTTTCAGCCACTTCATATCGCCCTCGCGAATGGCACGCTGCTGATTGGCCCTGTAACGCCAGAAGAGAGTACGGGGAACGGGAGTGGCATCTGTGGTCAGCGTTGGGAGCAGGCTCATGCCGTCGGTCGGATATTTTGGATCGGGCTCACTTCCAGCGGCGGCCAGCAGCGTGGGCAACCAGTCCATACCGATTGCTACCTGCTGAGATGTCTTGCCGGCGGGGACGCGATCTGGCCAGCGAACGATCGCTGGAATTCTCAATCCACCTTCGAGCAGTTCGGTCTTCTTGCCTGTGAATGGCCAGGTCTCAGCGAAGCGCTCACCACCGTTGTCGCTGGTGAAAATCACAATCGTGTTCGAAGCAATTTTTATGGCGCCGAGTGCGTCCATCACACGTCCGATTTGCAGATCCATCTGCCGGACCATTCCGGCATAGGTTTTTTGCGAACCACCATCGAGGTGATACAGCGACTTGATTCGTCGCGCTTCAACTTCATCACCTGGCGCCTCCCAGGGCCAGTGCGGAGCATTGAAGTGCAAACTTAGGAAGAGTGGGGCAGGCTGTTGTACGTAGGTCTTGATAAGCTCTATAGCTTTGTCGCCCAATAGGTCCGTCAAATACCCAACTTGATGGATCTTGGCGTCGTCATCCCAGAGATCTTCGTCGGCAGCATTTCCCGTCCCATCTTTGTGGGTGAAATAATCGAGCGCGCCGCCGCGAAATCCCCAAAAGTGATCGTAGCCGCTTCTTAGCGGGCTGTAGTCGGGAAGCCATCCGAGGTGCCACTTTCCCACCAGCGCAGTGTTATATCCCGCTTTTTTCAAAAGAGACGGCAATGTCGGATGCTCAGGCGGCAATCCTACTTTTTGCGCGGCGCTGCCGAGCGGCTCCTGAAGTCCAACCGCCAAGCGGTATTGATAGCGACCGGTGATGATCGCGGTGCGGCTCGCCGTACATACGGGCGAGTTGGCATACGCCTGCAAAAACCTCATTCCCTCTTTTGCGAGACGATCCAGATTTGGAGTTTCGAAGTCGGGCCTGCCGTAACAGGAAAGGTCGGCGTAACCGAGATCGTCGGCAACGATGAAAACAATGTTCGGCTTTCGTCTGGCGGCTTGATCCGACCGTGTCCCGGAAAGCAAAGCCGCCGGGGCAACTGCCGCAGCCGCGAGAAACTGTCGTCGCGAGATTGGGCTCATCGATTACTCCACTGAGAGCAGAAGATATTCGGAATTGGCGAGGAAACTAATCGCTATTGAGGGTGGTGTCAATCGGTAGTGCTTGAGGGTCAGGAAATCGGGTTTGCACAGCCTCAGCGGTCGGCTCCGCTGTTTCTGGTCAGTACCTGACTCTCCTCCGCGGGCAGGAAGCGGACGGTGATTGCGTCGGGTCCTAATACCGTAAATATCATGTGGGTCTCGACCTCCACCGGCTGCCCGTTCAGCAAATACGGCTGGTAACGCCATTGCTTGACGGTCTGTGAAATCGCACTCGCCAAACTCAGAGTCTGTCCGGGAACCTGCACATCATCAACTGTGCCATTCATGCTGACTAGCGCCTTCACCAGGATGTCTTTCTTCTGGTCAGTGGAGATTCCTGAACTGGGAAGAGAAGGGTAGATGACACGGCGCGGAGCGAGAAAAACGCGGAGGCGGGAGCTCTGGGGGCCAGGTTTGGCATCTGACACCGCTCCATCCGCCCTCACGGGCTGGGGAGTAGGAGTGATAGCTTCAAGTTTCTTTGAAACCGTGGAGGCCGCTTGTGGAGAGACTTGCAGCGCTGCGAGAGTGACTGGTTTCTTAGGAAGAGTCTCTGGTGTAAGTATTGGTGTAGTCACCACAATCGGCTGACTTCCTGTCACGGTACTAGCCTGCTCCGGCGCGACGGGCTGCGTCGAAGGCGCGCTGATGGAAGGAGACTGTTTGCCGTGATTGATCCACAGGCGCTGCGCTACCGCGCCGCTAATTATGACGAGGGACACTAAGGCCAGAGTCAGCACCAGGGAATATCTGGCGTGGCTTCGGGTTCGCCGGCTGGCGGAGATGGCGATGGTTTCGGCGGCGTGTCGAGCGATGGCACGCGGAAGCTTCGCTATCGAACTCACCCTTCTTGGCGACATATGCGAGACGCCCACCGCAGGCTGCGTCTCTACCGTTTGTTGGTATGGGACGATCACCGGGCTGGGCGGCTTGCGCGCGTGCAAGGCAGGGAACTCCGCTCTTCCAATCACTACTGCTGGATCAATTCCTTTACCTTCGTCGGTGCGCGCTGTATCCGACAGCCTCTCCAGGATCCGGCGCTGCCGTTGGTTCAGTATGCGCACGGAAAGACGGCGAAAGTTGCGGAAGGTCCAAAGCAGGTAGGCGCGCTGCAAGAATGACGGATCCGCATAGCGGCAGTCGTCGCCGGCGGCGATCTCAACGACACCACGGCGCAGCTTCGCCAACACTCTCACGGGAACGACCTTGCTGGGGAGGGAGGGCTAGAATTCTAGCAAAAATGCTGGTTCCTAGTGATTTCTTGAGATTGCTGCAACTTCACCCAGCGGCTACCGCCGCCCGTACTGACTCAGGTGCTCTCGAGACATATCTGAACAAAGTTCCTTACCAGAGCGGATTCGTGCAGTCTGTGCCAAGCGACGCCTACGTCCCATTCAGCTTCGCGGCTGCGAATTTCGCCGAACCTCACGCCGGTCACGTGCATTTCCTTTGCTGAGCGCGGCACTAGAGAGACGCCCATTCCGGCTCGCACCAGGTTGAGGAGTGTGAACGTATCGCGCGCTTCCTGCACGATGCGCGGGCTGAAGCCTGCGCTTCCGCATAGCCGAATGCAGTGATCGTAGTAGGTGGTCGATACTTCACGGCCGATCATGATGAAGGGCTGGTGGCGAATCCTCTCCAGCGTAAGCATGCCGCGGAAACTGCTGGAGACGGCGATCGTCAATTGCTCCTTGAGAACCTTCTTCACCACCAGCTGAGGGTGACGAATGGGGAGGCGAAGAAATCCCACGTCTACTTCGCCCGCGAGCAGCGCATCGATTTGTCCAGGCGTGGACATGTCGCCTATCTGGATCTCGACTCGCGGATGCGCTTCGCGAAATTTCCTCAGAGCAGGCGGCACGAGGCTATGAACGGTCGCGATGCCAACCGCGATCCGGAGCTTTCCCGCCTCACCACGAACTGCGGCCCGGGCGGCTTCAAATAGCGAGTCCAGGTCGCGGAGAACACGGCGACCTTCGCCGTAGAGCAGCGATCCGGCGGGGGTGAGACGAACGTCGCGGCGATTGCGCACGAGCAGAGGACCACCGACTTTCTCTTCCAAACCTTTGATCTGCTTGCTCAGCGCCGGCTGCGAGATGTGCAGGAGATTCGCGGAGCGGCCAAAGTGCAACTGTTCAGCTAACACCAGAAAAGACCGGAGTTCTCGATCTTCGAGGCTCATAACCATTAGTTATCACAGGCGGCATGAAGTTTCATTGGAATAATCGTTCCAAAAGAGACTCTAATTGTTAGTTGAGATGTCTACTGAGGTGAGTCGAGCATGAGCGTTACGGGCGTCATTGGATTTATCGGCACAGTTGCAGCGTTGTGCACAACAGGAGCGTTCGTTCCACAAATCCTGAAGATCAGGAAGCAAGGCGGGAAGGACGTCTCAGTCTCGATGCTCGTCGTGTATCTGGTTGGCGTGCTGTTATGGCTGATCTACGGGCTGATGTTTCACGCCCGCGCTGTAATTTGGGCAAACGTAGTCGCGACGATTTTGGTAAGCATTGCGCTAGTTCTCAAACTTACGTGGAGAGAGAACGCGGCTAACCATCGTTGGAGCGGCCGTCGTTTGCGAATTGCCGTGGATATGGATGAGGTAATAGCCGACGCCCTGACACGACACCTCAGCCTCTATAACGGCGCGACAGGCGAGAACCTCACTCCCGAGTTGATTCGGGAGGTGGGACTGGAAGCGGCGGTACCGCCGAAACATCGCGCCGTTTTTGAGGGTCTACCGCACGAGGATGGATTTTTCGACAATCTCGAGGTCATCCCGAACAGCCAACGCTCTCTCCAGATGTTGTCGTCAGAGTTCGATATTTTTATTACTACCGCAGCTATGGAAGTGCCGCGATCTTTTGACGCGAAGTTCCGCTGGCTGCGCGAGCATTTTCCATTTATTCCCACGAGCAACATCGTGTTCTGCGGCGACAAGGAGATCATTGACGCCGATTACCTCATCGATGACCGCTCGCGTCATTTCGCCCGCTTCCGCGGAACCGGAATTCTTTTCACCGCTCCTCATAATGCCCGGGAAGGTGCCAGGCTTCGTGCCAACGATTGGGATGAGGTGTTGGGGATGTTGATGAAGAAGCCCGCAGCACTCGGCATTCAGCACTCGGCCCAAATCAACATCAATACCGAAGAACAGGAGCTGGCGGTCAGCAATTAGAAGCGGAGTCAACGCGATTTGCGGGCTCGCACTTCGGTTTCCAAGTAATCGTTGAGATGAGCTTGAACTTCGCCAAGCGCATGATGGTTGCGTTCGAGCCGGCTAATCATAAGCGCTCCCTCTAGTGAAGAGATGATGAGAGTCGCCACTTTCTTCGGCGACGTGCTTTTTCGAATCTCGCCCTTCTTAATGCCGGCCGCAGCGATCGTACTTAATCGGCTTTGCCATTGACGCAGGGCCTGGAGCGCGCGTTCCCGCATCAACGGACTGCCGTCGTCGGCTTCGACCGCGGTGTTCAGTAGTGGACACCCTCCGGGTACGGGGGAACGCCGCTCGACAAAGTTCGTTACGAACCGCTTCAGCCGCTCGACGCTGTTGGGAACCGAGTCCAGGTCATGCATCCGGGCATCAGTAGCAGCCTGCCAGGCATAATCGAAGGCCTCGGCAGCCACCTCGTCCTTGCTCGAGAAGTGGCGATAAATCCCACCCTTTTCCAGGCCGGTGGCCTCCATCAAATCGGCCATTGAGCTGCCGGCAAAACCCTGCTTGTTAAACAAAGCTGCCGCCTCCTTAACGATTCTTTGCCTGGTTTCGTCGCCCTTAGACATAACTGACCCTTTTCTTCAGATGCGAATTGGGACCGAATGGTCCCTTTTATTGTAGTCTATCAAAAATTCAATTGCGACCAACTGGTCGCATAGGGCATCCATCTCCGGGACGAGTAAGACCATGGCCGCTCCCGCAGCGCAAATCAGTTTCGAAACGATTCCGCCTCCGCAGCAACGCACCGTAAATCCCTGGATCATCGCGATTACCGTGACGTTGGCTACGTTCATGGAGTTGCTCGACACTGCGATCGCCAACGTGTCGTTGCCGCACATCGCCGGCGGACTTGCCACCAGCTATGACGAAAGCACGTGGGTCCTCACCAGCTATCTCGTATCCAATGCGGTTGTATTACCGCTTAGTGCCTGGTTGAGCCGCGTGTTTGGCCGCAAGAACTACTACATGGCTTGCGTGGCGATGTTTACGGTGAGTTCGCTGATGTGCGGCCTGGCGCCGAGTTTGGGATTGCTGATCTTCTTCAGAGTTCTGCAGGGAATCGGCGGCGGCGGGCTCGCGCCGGTTGAGCAGGCGATTCTCGTGGATACCTTCCCCGCTAGCAAGCGCGCCGCAGCGTTTGCCCTCTACAGCATGGCAATTGTCACTGCGCCGGCAATCGGTCCTCCCCTGGGAGGCTGGATCACCGACAGCTTTTCGTGGCGCTGGGTGTTCTTCATCAACGTTCCGATTGGAATCGTGTCGCTGCTTCTCAGCAGCCGCATCATTTCTGATCCACCGGAGTTCAAGCGGGAAGTCGAGGCCGCGCGAAAAGCCGGCAAGCTGAAAATCGATTACGTCGGGATTTCACTCATTGCCATCGGATTTGCGTTCCTCGAGGTGGTCCTCGATCGCGGCCAGAGAGAAGATTGGTTTGAAAGCCGTTTCATCGTGACATTCTTCACCATAGCGATTGCTGCGCTGGTCTTCGCCATCTTCTGGGAGTTGCGTCATCCAGATCCGGTCGTCGAAATCAGTTTGCTCAAAGAGCGCAATTTCGCGATCGCCAACATCTACTACTTTCTCTTTGGATTTGTCCTTTTCGGCTCGACCGTACTCATCCCGCAGATGCTGCAGTCTCTCTACGGATACACCGCCACCGATGCTGGATTGGTACTCGGGCCGGGAGCAATGGTGATCGTGATCATGGCTCCGGTAGTGGTTAAGCTCGTCGAGCGTATCCCTGTTTCCTGGCTGATCGGTTTGGGATTCACGATCCTCGGCGGCGCCATGTGGTACTACGCGAGCTTCAATCTCGCGACCGATTACGCGCATGAATCACTGGCTCGGATAGTCCAGGGATTCGGCATAGCGCTGCTATTTGTACCGACCAGCCAGTTGGCATATTCGTACTTGCCCAAGAGCAAGAACAATAAGGCGTCAAGTTTGACCAACCTGTTTCGCAATCAGGGCGGCAGCTTCGGCATTGCCTTTGTGACGACCATTCTGGAACGGCGGACTCAGTTTCATCGCACTGTCATCGCGTCGCACGTCACCAGTTCGGACCTCAGCCTGAAGGCCACTCTCAGCGGTCTTACGAGCCAGCTCATGCAGCACGGCCTCTCTGCCGCCGACGCCGCATCGCACGCTCTCGCTCAGGTGGAGGCGTTGATCCAACGTCAGGCTGCAATCTATGCGTTTCTTGATTGCTTCTGGCTGCTCGGCGTCGTCGCATTTTGCGGGCCTGTGCTGGCTCTCTTCATCCGCAAGTTTAGACAGGGTGGGGGTGGGGCGACCCATTAAGGCGGTAGCGGCGGCGGTAGCCGCTGGGTCAGTGCTCCTGTGTTTCATGGCATCACGCACTCATAGTGCGCGCCCAGCGGCTCCCGCCGCCGCTACCGCCCTCTCAGCCTGCCGCCTCATTCTTGACACCCCCACTTAACAATCCTTATTCTTAAGTTTTGCCCTGCTGGTCGTATTCTGTGCTGTGGGCTCCTGCGCGAGCCGGCAACCTGCGTGGAGTCGGAAGTCCGACGTTTCGGAACGCCTTCCACGAAGATCGAAAAGCCTAGGGTGAGCTGGCGATGTTCATCAGTCTTCAAGAGCTGGAAGTAAGAGAAGTCGAGTTCTCTCAGCAACTTGCACCGGGAACGGTCGATTTGCTGCCGGACCTTCGGCAATCTGGTGTCCTCAAAACCAAGGGGCGGGCGGAGCTGCTGGCTGAGCATCGCGGCGGCAAGAATATCGTCAAGGACATCCGCGTTCTGGGCGATTTTTCGACCGAGGTTGAGGCTCGCTGCGCGCGTTGTGTCGAACCGGTTCCGACCAAAGTTGGAGGCGACTTCGATCTGCTCTATCGCCCGCTGGGAGTCGATGCTGGCAAGGACGAGCGCTCCATCTCTGAGGCTGAGACCGAGATCGGGTACTACTCAGGCAACGGCATTGAGCTCGAAGACGTTCTGCGCGAGCAGGTTCTTCTGGCACTACCGGCGAAGATCGTTTGCCGCGAGAGCTGCCGCGGGCTCTGTCCCAGATGCGGAAAGAATTTGAATGTCGAGTCATGCGACTGCGAAGAACAGTCGCCTGATCCGCGGTGGGCCGCGCTGGCCGACCTCAAGAACAAGTTGAAATAAATTCTGTGCGTGCCCGCCTCGCGGATACGCCGAAGTAAGGAAACGATTCAATGCCTAATCCAAAACGGCGGCACTCCAAAGCTCGTACCGGACGTCGCCGCGCTCACGACTTTCTCACACCGCACTCACTCTCAGAGTGTCCCAACTGTCACGAGAAGAAGATGCCGCACCGTGCGTGTCCCAAATGTGGACACTACAAGGGCCGCGAGGTTCTCGACACCGAAAAGGCCAGCTAGGTTACAATCGCCCTTCCGCGAATGCCAACCATAATCGCAGTCGATGCGATGGGCTCCGACCGGGCTCCCAAGCCCGAAGTGGAAGGGGCGATTCTCGCCTGTCGTCATTACGACGTTCAAGTGCTCCTCGTCGGCCGCGAAGCCGAGATTCGCGAAGAGCTCAAGCGCGAGATCGAGAAGCATCCCACCGTCAAGAATTTGCCGATCGATGTAGTTCACGCCACGGAAGTGATCGGCATGGGTGAGAAGGCGGCCACAGCTGTGCGCAGCAAGCGTGATTCTTCCATGCGGGTGGGACTGCGACTGGTGCGCGAAGGGCGCGCCGCGGGATTCGTTACCGCCGGCAACACCGGGGCCGCGATGGCTACAGCCAAGATGGTGCTCGGAGCTCTGCCTGGCGTTGATCGTCCGGCGCTCGCCGCGGTGTTTCCCACCTCGGCAGGCAAAGCCGCCATCCTTCTCGATGTCGGCGCCAATGTCGATTGCAAGCCACATAACCTCGAGCAATTCGCGGTCATGGGCGAAATCTACTCGCGCAGTATCTTTGGCACACACCGGCCCAGAGTGGGACTGCTTTCCATCGGCGAAGAGGAAGGTAAAGGCAACGACCTTACGCGCGAAGCTTATGGACTCCTGCGGCAGCTGCCGCTGAACTTCGCCGGCAATGTGGAAGGACGCGACCTCTATAACGGCACAGTCGATGTCATCGTCTGCGACGGATTCATCGGCAACGTGGCGTTGAAGGTCTCGGAAGGCCTGGTCTCAACCGTGCGCTTTCTGTTGAAAGAATCGCTGAAATCGACAATCAGCTCCCAGGTTGGTTTCCTGCTCTCCCGCCGCGCCTTCGAAGATTTCAAGAAGCGCCTGGACTACGCCGAATATGGCGGCGCTCCTCTTTTGGGAATCAAGGGTATCTGCATCGTTGGACACGGGTCATCGAATTCCAACGCGTTGAAGAACGCCATCCGCGTAGCCGCACAATCCGCGGAAACGAAGATCAACGACAAGATCGAAAAAGGCCTGAGCTCGCAGCGTCCCCGTCGCGAGCCCCTCCCGAGTCAGCCATTGGGAGCCGGCAGCGCTCCCGTTTAAGACTGTTTCTCTACAATTCACTTCTTGGGTGTGATGTCACTCACCGGTAGATCCCAGTGAGCCAGGAGAATCTCGAAGCGTCTGGCTTCTTCGCGCTTATAGGTCACCTGATCCGGCCAAAGCTGCTTGATATCTGATTCATCGTCGGGATCCGACGTGGTGGCCACCGTAGAGTTCTTGAACTTGATGGTTACGCGATAATCCCAGCGTGCATCCTCGGTCATGTGGTTGGCTGGAGTTTCAATTTTCACTGAGACCATCCGACCTTTTTCAACACTCTTCTTGAGCAATGGATAGTGATTTTTCAGGAAAAGATCGAGGAACTCCTGCTGGTGTCCCCATTGCACTTTGTAGTAGTACTCCATGGTGTACGGCTGGTTAGCTCCGCCTTGGGGCGGAGCACCTTGGGTGAGCGCGGGAAGCGCGAGCACTGCAAACAAGAATGCAATGAGCGAATTCTTCATCGATCCTCCGGTTGTGAGTGCATTGAATTCTAACGCGGACATACATGTTCACTTGCACTGACGCGGAACTCGAAGCCCTGCTGGATCCGGCGCAGGTGATCGCCGCAATCCGTGCAGCATTTGCCGGCGGCTTCGAGAAAGTCAGCATGCCTCAGCGCTTACATCTAGAGACGGAGACGGGCACGCTGCTCATCATGCCGTGTGCCACTGCGGACGACGATGTCTTTGGGCTCAAGATTGTTAGCGTAAGTCGTAAATCTCGTCCGGAAGGGCGTGTGAGAGCTTCCTACATGCTGCTCGACGCGAAGACGAGCAGGACCATCGCCGTTCTCGAGGCAAACTATTTGACTGACCTCAGGACGGCAGCAACCACCGTGATTGCTAGCGAAATACTTGTGCGACCGGATGCGGTCACACTTGGCGTCTTCGGCACCGGACGCCAGGCTGAGGCACACCTGACGATGCTGTCGCTTTTGAGAAGGTTCCGGCGAATCCTGGTATCTGGAACAAGCGCGACAAAGACGGATGCTTTCGCGCAACGCATGCAGGAGCAATGCGGATGCGACATTGAAGCTACGGATGCCGAAACCTGTGCAGCCAGCTCAGATGTAATTTGCACTTGCACCAGTTCGGCTCAGCCGTTGTTTCGTGGAGACCTCATTCGACCGGGCACGCATTTGAACTTAATAGGAACATTTCAGGCTCACGCACGCGAAGTCGATTCTGTCCTCATCCGGAGCGCACGCGTTTTCGTCGACACGTATGAGGCAGCCTTGGCCGAGGCGGGAGACATCCTCCTGCCGCTGCGCGCCGCAGAGATTGGGCGCGAGCACGTGTTGGGTGATCTGCATGAACTAGTAACCGGTGAGAAGCTTGGCCGCGCCAGCTCCGAAGACATAACGGTCTTCAAGAGTGTTGGTTGTGCTCTGGAGGATCTGGTCACCGCTAAGCTCGCTTTGCGAGCAATCGAGAGCCGCGCTGAGGCGACTGAAGAGAGCGCGACTTCATGAGAGCAGGCAACACCGATTTCGTGGTTATAGGCGCGGGAGTATTCGGCGTCTGGACGGCGCATGCGCTGCGCAGCCAAGGTCACTCCGTTATGCTGATTGAT
This Terriglobales bacterium DNA region includes the following protein-coding sequences:
- a CDS encoding DUF177 domain-containing protein, encoding MFISLQELEVREVEFSQQLAPGTVDLLPDLRQSGVLKTKGRAELLAEHRGGKNIVKDIRVLGDFSTEVEARCARCVEPVPTKVGGDFDLLYRPLGVDAGKDERSISEAETEIGYYSGNGIELEDVLREQVLLALPAKIVCRESCRGLCPRCGKNLNVESCDCEEQSPDPRWAALADLKNKLK
- a CDS encoding TetR/AcrR family transcriptional regulator, which encodes MSKGDETRQRIVKEAAALFNKQGFAGSSMADLMEATGLEKGGIYRHFSSKDEVAAEAFDYAWQAATDARMHDLDSVPNSVERLKRFVTNFVERRSPVPGGCPLLNTAVEADDGSPLMRERALQALRQWQSRLSTIAAAGIKKGEIRKSTSPKKVATLIISSLEGALMISRLERNHHALGEVQAHLNDYLETEVRARKSR
- a CDS encoding energy transducer TonB; this translates as MRVLAKLRRGVVEIAAGDDCRYADPSFLQRAYLLWTFRNFRRLSVRILNQRQRRILERLSDTARTDEGKGIDPAVVIGRAEFPALHARKPPSPVIVPYQQTVETQPAVGVSHMSPRRVSSIAKLPRAIARHAAETIAISASRRTRSHARYSLVLTLALVSLVIISGAVAQRLWINHGKQSPSISAPSTQPVAPEQASTVTGSQPIVVTTPILTPETLPKKPVTLAALQVSPQAASTVSKKLEAITPTPQPVRADGAVSDAKPGPQSSRLRVFLAPRRVIYPSLPSSGISTDQKKDILVKALVSMNGTVDDVQVPGQTLSLASAISQTVKQWRYQPYLLNGQPVEVETHMIFTVLGPDAITVRFLPAEESQVLTRNSGADR
- a CDS encoding DHA2 family efflux MFS transporter permease subunit; this encodes MAAPAAQISFETIPPPQQRTVNPWIIAITVTLATFMELLDTAIANVSLPHIAGGLATSYDESTWVLTSYLVSNAVVLPLSAWLSRVFGRKNYYMACVAMFTVSSLMCGLAPSLGLLIFFRVLQGIGGGGLAPVEQAILVDTFPASKRAAAFALYSMAIVTAPAIGPPLGGWITDSFSWRWVFFINVPIGIVSLLLSSRIISDPPEFKREVEAARKAGKLKIDYVGISLIAIGFAFLEVVLDRGQREDWFESRFIVTFFTIAIAALVFAIFWELRHPDPVVEISLLKERNFAIANIYYFLFGFVLFGSTVLIPQMLQSLYGYTATDAGLVLGPGAMVIVIMAPVVVKLVERIPVSWLIGLGFTILGGAMWYYASFNLATDYAHESLARIVQGFGIALLFVPTSQLAYSYLPKSKNNKASSLTNLFRNQGGSFGIAFVTTILERRTQFHRTVIASHVTSSDLSLKATLSGLTSQLMQHGLSAADAASHALAQVEALIQRQAAIYAFLDCFWLLGVVAFCGPVLALFIRKFRQGGGGATH
- a CDS encoding sulfatase-like hydrolase/transferase translates to MSPISRRQFLAAAAVAPAALLSGTRSDQAARRKPNIVFIVADDLGYADLSCYGRPDFETPNLDRLAKEGMRFLQAYANSPVCTASRTAIITGRYQYRLAVGLQEPLGSAAQKVGLPPEHPTLPSLLKKAGYNTALVGKWHLGWLPDYSPLRSGYDHFWGFRGGALDYFTHKDGTGNAADEDLWDDDAKIHQVGYLTDLLGDKAIELIKTYVQQPAPLFLSLHFNAPHWPWEAPGDEVEARRIKSLYHLDGGSQKTYAGMVRQMDLQIGRVMDALGAIKIASNTIVIFTSDNGGERFAETWPFTGKKTELLEGGLRIPAIVRWPDRVPAGKTSQQVAIGMDWLPTLLAAAGSEPDPKYPTDGMSLLPTLTTDATPVPRTLFWRYRANQQRAIREGDMKWLKIAGNTFLFNVVDDPLERANLKDRQPDLYQRLVAQYDAWNATMLAEDPKAISASFDGKALADHFGNQGSRPED
- the rpmF gene encoding 50S ribosomal protein L32, whose amino-acid sequence is MPNPKRRHSKARTGRRRAHDFLTPHSLSECPNCHEKKMPHRACPKCGHYKGREVLDTEKAS
- a CDS encoding DUF1287 domain-containing protein, whose product is MRRDRSNGFDYVVDQRPRASDRYMIVHNIGEAPKMEDVLFNWKITGHYRYYGP
- a CDS encoding PilZ domain-containing protein, with translation MSQLSTQVRPIGLGAAPERRRQPRVQLSLLARVSRSTSESDSRLAYMRDANIRGAFFYCDLQVAVGETLHVRLAPTHAAALDVNCEATVVRVEKADITDLVGVAVEFHRFEVENPARVSEDATNSLINWTAEKFDRLFARRLELEKCAFRIQGAA
- a CDS encoding SemiSWEET family transporter, with the translated sequence MSVTGVIGFIGTVAALCTTGAFVPQILKIRKQGGKDVSVSMLVVYLVGVLLWLIYGLMFHARAVIWANVVATILVSIALVLKLTWRENAANHRWSGRRLRIAVDMDEVIADALTRHLSLYNGATGENLTPELIREVGLEAAVPPKHRAVFEGLPHEDGFFDNLEVIPNSQRSLQMLSSEFDIFITTAAMEVPRSFDAKFRWLREHFPFIPTSNIVFCGDKEIIDADYLIDDRSRHFARFRGTGILFTAPHNAREGARLRANDWDEVLGMLMKKPAALGIQHSAQININTEEQELAVSN
- a CDS encoding LysR substrate-binding domain-containing protein codes for the protein MSLEDRELRSFLVLAEQLHFGRSANLLHISQPALSKQIKGLEEKVGGPLLVRNRRDVRLTPAGSLLYGEGRRVLRDLDSLFEAARAAVRGEAGKLRIAVGIATVHSLVPPALRKFREAHPRVEIQIGDMSTPGQIDALLAGEVDVGFLRLPIRHPQLVVKKVLKEQLTIAVSSSFRGMLTLERIRHQPFIMIGREVSTTYYDHCIRLCGSAGFSPRIVQEARDTFTLLNLVRAGMGVSLVPRSAKEMHVTGVRFGEIRSREAEWDVGVAWHRLHESALVRNFVQICLEST